The Intestinibaculum porci DNA window ATGATTGAAAAAGATGAAAATATGGATGTCTTTGTCTCTGACCATAAGATTTTATTTGTCGTTGGCAACTTCCTGATTCTCTCTCGTCTTATCGATGGTGCTTATCCTGACGTTTCTAAGTTATTAATGAATAACTTTAACAGCAGTTTAAGTATTAATGCGAATGATTTATTAAAAGCCATTGATCGTGCCGCTTTATTATCTGATGATGCAAAATACATCATTACGTTATCGATGAGTCCTGATCGCGTCCGGATTTCTTCTAATTCTCAGGAAATTGGTTCCGTTGATGAAGAATTACCAGAAGCATTCTATAAAGGAGCACCTTTAGATATTTCCTTTAGTGCGAAATATTTAAATGAAGCGATCCGTTCCATTAATACCGAAACTGTAAAGATTCAGTTCACGGAAAATATGCGTCCGTTCATGATTACTGATGTCGATCATGATGATAATATTCAGGTTATTTTACCCGTTCGTACGTATTAAGAAATAAGGGAGAAAGTATCTTTATTAATACTTTCTCTTTTTTATTATTTGTATATTATTTCATAATGTTTACTTGAGATATCGTTTTCTTCTATTGATAGTGCTAAATCGTCAAATTTTTTGATTTAAGAAGATTTTGTTTAAAATCATGTTTTTCTATTCCTTTGTTTATTTGTCTTGATATGCCCTCTATCCTACAAATTTCTATTATTTTATGGTATAATAAGACTATATGATAAAAGGAGAAATAAATATGCAGGAACTGAAAATTCATACTGAATATATTACTTTAGGCCAGGCCCTGAAGCTTGCAAATTTAACATCTTCCGGCGTCGAATCAAAAATTGTCATCGCCGAAGGAGAGGTTAAAGTAAATGGTGAAGTAGAAACCCGTCGCGGCAAGAAACTGCGTAATGGGGACAGCTTTAGTTACGATCAGGAAACGTTTGTCGTTCATGCTGATCCAAACGCTTAAACTCACTCATTTTCGCAATTACGAGCACCAGACTTTTTCCTTTGATCCTTTTATCAATATTCTCATTGGTGATAACGCTCAAGGAAAAACGAATGTCCTGGAAGCATTAGCGCTGCTCGCTAATGGCCGCAGCTTTAAAACCGCCAGCAATCAGGAAATGATCATGTTTAAACAAGATTTTAGTGTGGTTGAAGGCGCAGTGATCTCTAGTGAAAAGCCAGTAACGATGAAAGTTGTGGTCAGTAATGCAGGCAAGCGTGCTTTTATTAATAAAAAAGATATTGCTAAACTTTCTGATTATATTGGTTATCTCAATGTGATTCTGTTCCAGCCAGAGGACTTATCCCTGATTCAGGGATCGCCCAAGCTGCGCAGAAAGCTGATTGATAGCGAGATTACAAAGATCTCCCCGATCTATATGTATAACATCTCCAAATATCACAAACTGTTACGAGAACGTAATATGTATTTGAAGACACTGCAGAAAAAACATGCATCAGCTGATGCTTATTTAGCAGTTTTAAGTGAACAGATGGCAGCGTTACAGGTCGATCTGATTCATCGGCGTCAGGCTTTTGTGAAGCTGCTTAATGATATTAGTCATACCCTTTATGGCTATATTGGCCAGGAAGAATCATTATCGATTCAATACATGACTCGGTATAAAGAAGTTTCTAAAGAAGCCATTCTCGCTAAATATGAACATAATTATGAACGTGATATCCGTTATGCGACCACGACGGATGGTATTCAGAAAGATGATTTGAAGATTGATCTGAATGGTCAGGATGCGACGCTTTATGCCTCGCAGGGCCAGCAGCGATCGATCGTCTTAGCGATTAAGATCGCTTTAGTCGAAATCGTTCGTCAGGAAGTGGGCGAATACCCCGTGCTCTTACTTGATGATGTCTTAAGTGAACTTGATGACATCAGAAAAACCAAACTCTTAAATTTAATTGAAAATAAAGTCCAGACCTTCATTACGACGACTTCCGTTGAAGGCATTCATCATGATGTTGTGTCACGGGCTAAGAAAATGTATATCAATCATGGAAAACTTGTTAAGGAGGAATATGATGGATAAAAAAAGATTAGAAGAAATTGATGCTTATGATGACTCCGACATTCAAGTCCTCAAAGGACTTGAAGCGGTACGTGTACGTCCGGGGATGTACATTGGTTCGACCTCTAGTACCGGTCTGCATCATCTTGTCTGGGAAATTGTCGACAACTCAATCGATGAAGCTTTAGCGGGCTTCTGCAGCCAGATTCAAGTGGTGATGATGGAAAATGACGTCATTAAAGTGATCGATAATGGTCGTGGGATGCCAACCGGTGTCAATGCGGATACTGGTTTAAGTACCATTGAAACGATCTTTACGGTCTTACATGCCGGCGGTAAATTTGACAACAAAGCTTATGCCACTTCTGGTGGTCTGCATGGGGTCGGGGCATCAGTTGTTAATGCCTTAAGTGAATGGCTGGAAGTTTACGTACATCGTGATGGGAAAATCTATTACCAGCGTTTTGAAAATGGCGGTTCTCCAGTTGATGAATTAAGCATTGTCGGCGATTGTGATGATACCGGAACAACGGTTATGTTTAAAGCCGATCCAACGATCTTCACGGAAACGACAACCTATGATTTTGAAACCCTCAATACCCGTATCCGTGAATTAGCCTTCTTAAATAAAGGTTTAAAAATGATTTTAGAGGATCAGCGCGATCCTGAGCATCCCGTTAAGAAAGAATATCATTATGAAGGCGGGATCAAAGAATACGTCGCTTATCTGAACCGTTCTAAAACGCCTTTACATG harbors:
- the recF gene encoding DNA replication/repair protein RecF (All proteins in this family for which functions are known are DNA-binding proteins that assist the filamentation of RecA onto DNA for the initiation of recombination or recombinational repair.), which translates into the protein MLIQTLKLTHFRNYEHQTFSFDPFINILIGDNAQGKTNVLEALALLANGRSFKTASNQEMIMFKQDFSVVEGAVISSEKPVTMKVVVSNAGKRAFINKKDIAKLSDYIGYLNVILFQPEDLSLIQGSPKLRRKLIDSEITKISPIYMYNISKYHKLLRERNMYLKTLQKKHASADAYLAVLSEQMAALQVDLIHRRQAFVKLLNDISHTLYGYIGQEESLSIQYMTRYKEVSKEAILAKYEHNYERDIRYATTTDGIQKDDLKIDLNGQDATLYASQGQQRSIVLAIKIALVEIVRQEVGEYPVLLLDDVLSELDDIRKTKLLNLIENKVQTFITTTSVEGIHHDVVSRAKKMYINHGKLVKEEYDG
- a CDS encoding RNA-binding S4 domain-containing protein, whose translation is MQELKIHTEYITLGQALKLANLTSSGVESKIVIAEGEVKVNGEVETRRGKKLRNGDSFSYDQETFVVHADPNA